DNA sequence from the Candidatus Sulfuricurvum sp. RIFRC-1 genome:
CCTTCGAATCTAAAATCGGTATTCCTATCGAGTTGGTTCAAACATCTACATGGAGTGAATCATTGCAGAAGGCTAAAAATCGTCAATGCGATATTTTATCCTTAGCAGCCAAAACTCCTGAACGTGAGAAATATTTGGATTTCACATCGGCCTATTTGGCTTTGCCGTATGTCATGGTGACAACGATGGAGAAACCTTTTAGTGAAAGTATAGCCCTTCTTAAAGGGGAAAAAATCGGAGTAGTCAAAGGGTATGAAATTGTTAATCGATTAAAATTTTATTATCCTGCACTTACCATTGTCGAAGTTGAATCGATTAGTGATGGATTAACAAAAGTCGAAAACGGCGAAATATATGGATATATTGATAACTTGATGGTTGTTTCATCGTATATTCAAAAAGAGTATACCGGTAGCTTAAAAGTTTCATCGCGATTGGAAGAAAAAGATGAATTACATGTCGCGGTACGTAATGATGAAACGATACTCCATACTATTTTTCAAAAATTGGTTCTCCATCTCGATGAGTCTACGATGCAGACTATTTATAACCGTTGGTCATCGACGATCGAGCAGGTAGCATGGATTGAACGTTCTCTCATTTGGAAGGTACTGGGGATAGTATTATTGGGAATCCTTGCGTTTGCATGGCGTTATTTTATCCTTAAGCAATACAACGCAAAACTGCTTGAACTTTCGATAACAGATAAGCTGACAGGGTTGTATAATCGGCAAAAAACCGATGAAATGTTGGGCATTGAGCAGCTAAAAGTGGATCGATATCCAACGTATATGTGCACTATTATGATAATCGATGTGGACTATTTCAAGACAGTGAATGATCGATACGGCCATCAAACGGGAGATACGATTTTACGGTTACTCGCTCATATTTTTAAAACGACTCTCCGTCAAACCGATGTGATTGGGCGATGGGGCGGTGAAGAATTTATCGTTATTCTTCCTCACACTTCGATAGAAGAGGTTGCTGTTGTGGCTGAAAACCTTCGACATACGGTAGAAGTGTACCCTTTTGAGTTGGAACAACCGATTACGATCAGTATAGGTATTGGAAAACTCAAAAAAAATCAAAATATACATGAAACGATCGGTTATATTGATGAAGCTCTTTATGAAGCTAAAAAGCGTGGCAGAAACAAGATTTACAGTGCAGACTGAATTCATTCAATAAACTTCCCTAGGATTTTAGGGAAGCTGTAAACGTATTACGTTCGAAAGACGGAAATTTGTGCGGTAAGCTGTTCGGTCATTTGGTGTAGATGTTCAGCAGCAGCAGCGATTTCTTCGACACTGCGGGCATTCGAAGTCGAGAGATCGTTAATGTTTCCGATTTTTTGGATGATCGATTCGGTTGTTGCGGCATTGGTTTGAGTGTCGTTTGAGAGTTTTTCGATGGCTTGGACCGTATCGGCTAAAGCACTGACGGCAGTTTCCGTATGATCGTTTACTTCTGCGGATGCATCCACGAGGCTCTCAATCCGTTTAGTATTGTGGTTCATCTGATCGGTGATATCATTGATCGATTGAACGATAACATTAACCGTAGCATTCGTTTCGACAAGGCTTTTCTGGGTACGTTCAGCCAGTTTTCGCACTTCATCCGCCACAACGGCAAATCCGCGTCCATGTTCACCTGCACGCGCTGCTTCGATCGCGGCATTAAGGGCAAGGAGATTCGTTTGATCGGCGATATCGGCGATAACGGTAAGGACTTGTTTGACTTGGGATGCTTCTTGAGAGAGGGAGTTGAGACGATCATTAATTTCCCCTTCCATTTGAACCGTGAGCGAGAGCTGTTCGATGGTGTTATGAAGAGCCGATTGCGCTTCTTGAAGGTTTTCGCGTGCACCGATCGCTTTTTCTTGTACCACCTTGGCTTCTGCAGCAGAGGCTTTCATTGCCTCTTTCATACGATCGGATTCATTGGTCGTTTGGGCAACGATTTTGGACTCTTCTTCGGCCGCTTTGCCGATAGCGAGAGTAGTCGCTGAGAGGTCGGCCGAAACCGAAAGATTTTCGCTTGATGCGGAACGGATCCCTTGAAAGGCTTGGCGAAGTACACTGACAAGATCATTTACTTTGTGGCTCATTTGAGAAAGTTCATCGTTCCCTTCTACC
Encoded proteins:
- a CDS encoding diguanylate cyclase; protein product: MVIRFFIVCIALVSLLNGAALEKVSIQLDWKYQFEYAGYVAAKEKGFYQEAGLDVELREYQRGIDVVSDVLNHKAQYGIYNSSIVVENGRVRPIVLLATYLHHSPLIFVAQKGLENPADLIGKTLMGTKNELKHSSLSLLLSHFGITPQNSRLIDQTFSIDPFIRREIDAMSVYRSNQLYELDRLKIPYDIIDPVEYGFVMNAGNLFTSYEEATEHSKRGEKLIEATNRGWEYALEHPGEMNDILKKKYGVKKSYEALSYEAKVIKKLMMTDLYGIGETNIELTQRLFKQLLRAGIIREDQKLGQFLFQDIVASSKNTFQLTASEKAYLSEKKKITMCVDPEWYPLEAIREGKHIGIASDIMKTFESKIGIPIELVQTSTWSESLQKAKNRQCDILSLAAKTPEREKYLDFTSAYLALPYVMVTTMEKPFSESIALLKGEKIGVVKGYEIVNRLKFYYPALTIVEVESISDGLTKVENGEIYGYIDNLMVVSSYIQKEYTGSLKVSSRLEEKDELHVAVRNDETILHTIFQKLVLHLDESTMQTIYNRWSSTIEQVAWIERSLIWKVLGIVLLGILAFAWRYFILKQYNAKLLELSITDKLTGLYNRQKTDEMLGIEQLKVDRYPTYMCTIMIIDVDYFKTVNDRYGHQTGDTILRLLAHIFKTTLRQTDVIGRWGGEEFIVILPHTSIEEVAVVAENLRHTVEVYPFELEQPITISIGIGKLKKNQNIHETIGYIDEALYEAKKRGRNKIYSAD
- a CDS encoding HAMP domain-containing methyl-accepting chemotaxis protein, with translation MFNLSTIKGKLAALMALSFITYATLGYLAYSNNKDAQKTAERMVLLGDIRAYTNGAMMELRGYQLLYSEDFLNRYNERNSKLAEAVQKLKDITRSKENQERLSNIASHHAEWVKLNEPRITIISENENEIHSLDFLATQEGKNLQRITKESASSYEGIVKEESDLVQSMQQKNLDTLDSNAMLMETIIAISASVMMIIFYFIIQNITHSIARLEETIQAVAQNRDFTRSTKVEGNDELSQMSHKVNDLVSVLRQAFQGIRSASSENLSVSADLSATTLAIGKAAEEESKIVAQTTNESDRMKEAMKASAAEAKVVQEKAIGARENLQEAQSALHNTIEQLSLTVQMEGEINDRLNSLSQEASQVKQVLTVIADIADQTNLLALNAAIEAARAGEHGRGFAVVADEVRKLAERTQKSLVETNATVNVIVQSINDITDQMNHNTKRIESLVDASAEVNDHTETAVSALADTVQAIEKLSNDTQTNAATTESIIQKIGNINDLSTSNARSVEEIAAAAEHLHQMTEQLTAQISVFRT